One window from the genome of Hippocampus zosterae strain Florida chromosome 7, ASM2543408v3, whole genome shotgun sequence encodes:
- the fam49al gene encoding CYFIP-related Rac1 interactor A isoform X1 yields the protein MGNLLKVLACAELEHGPIVFLDFEHAQPTEAETAVWNQVSAVLEEAHGILAELQSYNGAGQEIREAIQNPGDLALQEKAWNAVCPLVAKLKRFYEFSLRLENALRSLLEALTSPPYAPMQHLEREQALAKQFAEILHFTLSFDELKMTNPAIQNDFSYYRRTISRNRLNNQQLEAENEVNNEMANRMSLFYAEATPMLKTLSNATTKFVSENKTLPIEDTTDCLSTMACVCRVMLETPEYRCRFTNTDTMLFCMRVMVGVIILYDHVHPVGAFAKTSKIDMKGCIKVLKEQPSNSVEGLLNALRYTTRHLNDDSTSKQIRALLQ from the exons ATGGGAAACCTCCTGAAAGTGCTGGCTTGCGCCGAACTTGAGCATGGCCCAATAGTTTTCCTTGACTTTGAAC ATGCCCAGCCCACCGAGGCCGAGACGGCCGTGTGGAATCAGGTCAGCGCCGTATTGGAGGAGGCCCATGGGATTCTGGCTGAGCTGCAGTCCTATAATGGCGCCGGGCAGGAGATACGAGAA GCCATTCAGAACCCGGGTGACCTGGCTCTGCAAGAGAAGGCCTGGAATGCAGTGTGTCCTCTGGTGGCCAAGCTGAAGCGTTTCTACGAGTTCTCACTGCGCCTGG AAAATGCCCTGCGCAGCCTGCTGGAGGCGCTGACGAGCCCACCTTACGCCCCCATGCAGCACCTGGAAAGAGAGCAGGCCCTGGCCAAGCAGTTTGCAGAGATTCTCCATTTTACGCTCAGCTTTGATGAGCTCAAG ATGACAAATCCAGCCATTCAGAATGACTTCAGCTACTACAGGAGGACCATTAGTAGGAACCGGCTTAACAACCAGCAG TTGGAAGCGGAAAACGAGGTGAACAATGAGATGGCCAACCGAATGTCGCTGTTCTACGCCGAGGCCACGCCCATGTTGAAGACCCTGAGCAATGCCACCACCAAGTTTGTCTCAGAG AACAAAACCTTACCCATCGAGGATACCACAGACTGCCTGAGCACCATGGCCTGTGTGTGCCGTGTCATGCTTGAAACCCC GGAATACCGCTGCCGGTTCACCAACACGGACACCATGTTGTTCTGCATGAGGGTCATGGTGGGCGTCATCATCCTCTACGACCACGTCCACCCCGTCGGGGCGTTTGCCAAGACATCTAAAATCGAT ATGAAGGGCTGCATCAAGGTCCTTAAAGAGCAGCCGTCCAACAGTGTGGAGGGACTTCTCAACGCACTGAG GTATACGACACGACATCTAAACGACGACAGCACCTCCAAACAGATCCGGGCGCTGCTGCAATGA
- the fam49al gene encoding CYFIP-related Rac1 interactor A isoform X2, whose product MGNLIKVLGKDLENCPHFFLDFENAQPTEAETAVWNQVSAVLEEAHGILAELQSYNGAGQEIREAIQNPGDLALQEKAWNAVCPLVAKLKRFYEFSLRLENALRSLLEALTSPPYAPMQHLEREQALAKQFAEILHFTLSFDELKMTNPAIQNDFSYYRRTISRNRLNNQQLEAENEVNNEMANRMSLFYAEATPMLKTLSNATTKFVSENKTLPIEDTTDCLSTMACVCRVMLETPEYRCRFTNTDTMLFCMRVMVGVIILYDHVHPVGAFAKTSKIDMKGCIKVLKEQPSNSVEGLLNALRYTTRHLNDDSTSKQIRALLQ is encoded by the exons ATGGGGAACCTCATTAAGGTCCTTGGCAAGGATTTAGAAAACTGTCCTCATTTTTTCCTGGACTTTGAAA ATGCCCAGCCCACCGAGGCCGAGACGGCCGTGTGGAATCAGGTCAGCGCCGTATTGGAGGAGGCCCATGGGATTCTGGCTGAGCTGCAGTCCTATAATGGCGCCGGGCAGGAGATACGAGAA GCCATTCAGAACCCGGGTGACCTGGCTCTGCAAGAGAAGGCCTGGAATGCAGTGTGTCCTCTGGTGGCCAAGCTGAAGCGTTTCTACGAGTTCTCACTGCGCCTGG AAAATGCCCTGCGCAGCCTGCTGGAGGCGCTGACGAGCCCACCTTACGCCCCCATGCAGCACCTGGAAAGAGAGCAGGCCCTGGCCAAGCAGTTTGCAGAGATTCTCCATTTTACGCTCAGCTTTGATGAGCTCAAG ATGACAAATCCAGCCATTCAGAATGACTTCAGCTACTACAGGAGGACCATTAGTAGGAACCGGCTTAACAACCAGCAG TTGGAAGCGGAAAACGAGGTGAACAATGAGATGGCCAACCGAATGTCGCTGTTCTACGCCGAGGCCACGCCCATGTTGAAGACCCTGAGCAATGCCACCACCAAGTTTGTCTCAGAG AACAAAACCTTACCCATCGAGGATACCACAGACTGCCTGAGCACCATGGCCTGTGTGTGCCGTGTCATGCTTGAAACCCC GGAATACCGCTGCCGGTTCACCAACACGGACACCATGTTGTTCTGCATGAGGGTCATGGTGGGCGTCATCATCCTCTACGACCACGTCCACCCCGTCGGGGCGTTTGCCAAGACATCTAAAATCGAT ATGAAGGGCTGCATCAAGGTCCTTAAAGAGCAGCCGTCCAACAGTGTGGAGGGACTTCTCAACGCACTGAG GTATACGACACGACATCTAAACGACGACAGCACCTCCAAACAGATCCGGGCGCTGCTGCAATGA
- the txnl4a gene encoding thioredoxin-like protein 4A, with protein sequence MSYMLPHLHNGWQVDQAILSEEDRVLVIRFGHDWDPTCMKMDEVLYSIAEKVKNFAVIYLVDITEVPDFNKMYELYDPCTVMFFFRNKHIMIDLGTGNNNKINWTMEDKQEMIDIVETVYRGARKGRGLVVSPKDYSTKYRY encoded by the exons ATGTCGTATATGCTACCGCATCTCCACAACGGCTGGCAGGTCGACCAAGCCATCCTGTCCGAGGAGGACCGAGTGCTCGTCATCCGCTTCGGACACGACTGGGATCCGACGTGTATGAAAATGGACGAGGTTCTGTACAGCATCGCCGAAAAG GTGAAAAACTTTGCCGTCATCTACCTGGTGGACATAACAGAAGTGCCTGACTTCAACAAGATGTACGAGTTGTACGACCCCTGCACTGTCATGTTCTTTTTTAG GAACAAACACATCATGATTGATTTGGGCAccggcaacaacaacaagatcAACTGGACGATGGAGGACAAACAGGAGATGATAGACATTGTGGAGACGGTGTATCGAGGAGCAAGAAAAGGACGAGGCCTGGTTGTGTCACCTAAGGATTACTCCACAAAATAcagatattga